Proteins encoded together in one Candidatus Methylomirabilota bacterium window:
- a CDS encoding sterol desaturase family protein has protein sequence MASRIGVLGWVTGVVSTVLGALAFGAVLCLWFPAVLTTPALRDVYPMEIVRTTIKIALGVGFALGVVSVLTKRRKALGLTGAGFALLATLMGGSEVAVATPVPRGHHVGLDWFLLDLFLLSAIFVPIELLFGRLREQPIFREGWRTDLWHFGISHLLVQLTVFLTMAPAAIFFRWAVAPEVQAAVAAQPYALQFVEVLLVADLSQYTVHRLFHSVPWLWRFHEIHHSSRTMDWLAGSRLHLVDIVVTRGLSFVPLYVLGFAQPPVFAYVLFVSFQAVLIHANVGWRFGPLRWVLATPQYHHWHHAVEPVDVNFAVHLPVIDAIFGTLHLPGDRWPAAYGLAGRPVPDGYWAQLLFPFRHRS, from the coding sequence ATGGCGAGCCGGATCGGGGTGCTGGGCTGGGTGACCGGCGTGGTCTCGACGGTGCTGGGCGCGCTGGCGTTCGGCGCGGTGCTGTGCCTGTGGTTCCCCGCGGTGCTGACGACTCCCGCGCTGCGCGACGTCTATCCGATGGAGATCGTCCGCACCACCATCAAGATCGCGCTCGGGGTGGGCTTCGCTCTCGGGGTGGTGAGCGTGCTGACCAAGCGTCGGAAGGCGCTCGGCCTCACCGGGGCGGGCTTCGCGCTGCTGGCCACGCTCATGGGCGGCTCCGAGGTCGCGGTGGCCACCCCGGTGCCGCGCGGCCACCACGTCGGCCTCGACTGGTTCCTGCTCGACCTGTTCCTGCTCTCGGCCATCTTCGTGCCGATCGAGCTGCTCTTCGGGCGACTGCGGGAGCAGCCGATTTTCCGGGAAGGCTGGCGCACCGACCTCTGGCACTTCGGCATCAGCCATTTGCTGGTGCAGCTGACCGTGTTCCTCACCATGGCGCCGGCCGCGATCTTCTTCCGGTGGGCGGTGGCGCCCGAGGTGCAGGCCGCGGTCGCCGCGCAGCCCTACGCGCTGCAGTTCGTGGAGGTCCTGCTGGTGGCCGACCTGAGCCAGTACACCGTGCACCGCCTCTTCCACTCGGTGCCGTGGCTCTGGCGGTTCCACGAGATCCACCACTCGAGCCGCACCATGGACTGGCTGGCCGGCTCGCGCCTGCACCTCGTCGACATCGTGGTCACCCGCGGGCTCAGCTTCGTGCCGCTCTACGTGCTGGGCTTCGCGCAGCCGCCGGTGTTCGCCTACGTGCTCTTCGTGTCGTTCCAGGCCGTGCTCATCCACGCCAACGTGGGCTGGCGCTTCGGGCCGCTGCGCTGGGTGCTGGCCACTCCGCAGTATCACCACTGGCACCACGCGGTCGAGCCGGTGGACGTCAACTTCGCGGTGCACCTGCCGGTCATCGACGCGATCTTCGGGACGCTGCACCTGCCCGGCGATCGCTGGCCGGCGGCGTACGGGCTCGCCGGCCGGCCGGTGCCCGACGGCTACTGGGCGCAGCTCCTCTTCCCGTTCCGCCATAGATCGTGA